A region of the Lycium barbarum isolate Lr01 chromosome 1, ASM1917538v2, whole genome shotgun sequence genome:
ATAGGGAGAAAGGGAGTGAAATTGCTGACCTTTGGGAGTAGGGTTTTCCAAAATATCCATAATGATCTTGTAAGCATTGACAAAGACTAGTTTAGAACCAGGCATTTGAAGCCTAATGGAATCAACCAAACTCCTCAAGTTAGTGTTGAATAGAAGGGCAGCTTTATTCAAACTTTCTATGCAGCCAGTAGTCATCGGATTTCTACCTCTGGCCATTGGGCTGCACCCATTGGGATATAATGCCATCACCACAAATTTCCTAGCTCCCATATTATACAACCTCTGCAATTTATAGGAAAATATACTTATTTATGTACTTGGATTAGTCACACTAACTACTACAAGAAGCAGCACATTTCGTATGTTTAATTATTAAAACATAATCAAGTGTTATTCAACATAATTTGTTTCTGAATTAATGAGGTGCAACTAGGGGGGAGCTAGCTAGGAGGCGCAAGAGGGTCCATTCGGACATAATTcctttcatgaaaaatattgcaatgtatatataaggttaaaattaatttttatgtatatatagcatGTTGAATTCTCTTGtattcttcttgtatttatataTTCATATCTTAAATCTCCTTAATCATGGTTCTGCCCCTTAGGTCAATATACCTGATGCAACTCAATCCTATAAGTCACTTAAGTGTATGCTCAAATAATCTTTGCAAGTGCTTCTCCCATCTGCTATTCCTTCCCGTACGTAAAATGTTGGCGTTTACTTCAAAATTTTGaagaaaaagaataaagaagGTTCCACTTTGTTTTACAAAATTGTTTTTCAACCAAATTAAcattaagaaagaaaggtttttttttttttaaaaaaaggttttCAGTTCTAGTAAAAGGTGAAGAGCCGCTCAAAAGTAGTTTTTCAACCAACGAGATTTATGGTGGAGTAGTAAGTACGGTTTTAATCTTATTATTTAAAGGTTTTGAATTCGATCCATAAGTACAATGTCCCAATTGAAGCATATGCCACCAAAAGGGGAAACAGGAACCAAAATATTTGTAGATCTTTCCTCTGAATATTGAATAGTCAACCAGCACTGAACATGAAAACGACAGGAATGcctgtaaaataaaataaaataattgaaagcATACTATGTATAAATGCTGACCTTGAGTTGGTGAGAGAGTGTAAGGGTCAAATTTGCAGTGAAATCTTGAAGAGTAATATTGTTGTTGGCTAAGCTCAGGAAGTAGTTGAGTGAGTAGTCATTTCCTCCACTTCCCACTACAAACAAGTAATCCTTCAGTGATTCTTTGCTTTTGCACCCTAGCTGCTCCTCCAGCTCTGGCAATGTCACATTCTCAAAGTTTCTGATTTGTTGATTCAAACTAATCACTTCCCCCTGAAATTTTTTAGCAGCAAAATATTACTACTATTATTCTTTTTGTCTCATTTTACATGATTGTATTATATTAGTACTATTATTTAATAGTATTCTTTTATTACAATCTTTTTTTTAGAAACGATAATAATATTATAACATTAAACAAGATCATTACAAAACAATGGATCCTCACCGACCAGGGAGTCATGTTCGAAACAGTTGCTACTTGTAAGTTGTAATACTTGTTCTATTTAGAGAAATGCTTCTAGTTAGAGTAATTCCTAACATGTCTAATCTAATTTCTTCTTTAGCAAACACAAGAggaaccttacatttccaaatagCTGCTTCCTCGTTCCTTGGGTAGAAAGCCCGTGACCCTATTATGCCCTTTAATTACGATCTTTTATATGTAAGTATTAAAGGAGTAATATTTGTTGGCTTTTCTTGTGTGTTCATTGAAGTCAAAAGGGAATATTCATTTTTGGTGAGGCAAACCTCTCAGTCACATTCTTGGCAATTATAATAGCCGCAGAATTTGGTAACATATGAGGTTGTATTAGCTCAAATTTCCAAATGTTTCAAGAGGCAAAAGATGATAATCCCAAACCCACCCCCAAAAGACAGTAGTAGTAGGGGTTATCCCTTTAACTCTTTATTTAtattacggaaaagggcctaatatacccctgtactatcgaaaaagggtcaaatatacccttcgttatactttggattCAAATATACCCTTATGGTTATACTATTGGCTCAAATATATTTCTTCACCGTTAAAGTTGTCTAAGATGGAACCCAATCCCACATGACACTAATATTGTAATGAGTTATACACCATGTAGCATGCCACCTCACTAACCAAATCCACCACCCCCGTCCTTCCCTATCATCTTTCACCATTAATTATCAGGTTTGGTATCTTATAATCgtcagtttttatttttttttcaattgactAATACTACTAATAACtttcatgaaaattttgaagcTGAAACCCATTTAaacaatttaaaaagaaaaacttaaTAAAAAAGTGAAGCATTTAAATTCGTCAATTTCTCAATTGAAACCGAATGATGTACGATTCTCATTTATAATTGAGGTTATTAAATCATTTGGCCCGTAACATCTAGTTTGATTCCACAGGAAAAGACAAACCAAGTACTTCATCTTTGTGTTAAATTTGGTGAAGAAAACTGGTTATGATTCCAAAGGATCTTTCAAAAATGTGAAAATGGTGGTGGGCATTAAGGGTGTAGAAGCGGTGGAGGAGGAGGTACTAATTAATGGTGAAAGACGATATGAAAGGACGGGGAGGTGGTGGATATGGttagtgaggtggcatgccacatggTGTCTATCTCATTAAAATATTAGGTCATGTGGGATTAAGCTTCACCTTGGACAATCTTAACGgtgaaggggtatatttgactcaATACTATAACGGTAGGGATATATTGGACCCAAAATATAACGAAGAGTATATTTGTTCCTTTTTTGATAGTacagggtatatttggaccttttccgtttatGTTATCACTAATTTAagtttaaaattaattattttttaaagtaatcAATATGGAGAGATATAAGGGTAATTTTGTAAAAGTGCATTTTTATCTATGATTTCTTAAAtaatgtgtaaaaaaaaaaagtgcataagtaacatgggacggagagagtatttttcttaaattaatttACAACCAAAGTGTGCTCGCCTCGCTGGTAAATTCCAAATCTATCTAttcatatacacaaaagagaaaGTCAAAGATGACTCTAAACAAGTTTCTTCCTTTTTTGGTCAACCAGTGTGATTTGTGTGTTAGTTTTCCAAAAAAGTTTTCCTTCATTTATAAAGGGGCGGTTAGCACTTATTAGTAACAACGTACAGTAGCAACAATAAATTGAaattattaataataatgatATTTTTTCTACTGTAAATTCACGGGCTGTCTATATTATCTGTCTTTTAAAAAATTTTACACATCACTTTAAaaagatactccctccgtccaataTTTTTTGTCCACATTTCCCTTTAAACctttttaagaaatcataaatagaaGTGTGCTTTTACAACATTATatttatctctctccaataaattatactctaatcaatattgattacttTCAAAAGCAATTAATGTTAAaggtcactactaaaaaatcactaTTTCCCACTGAATTTTCCATTGAAATTGTTCAGTGGCTATTTCCTGCTGAATGTCAGCGGAAAAAActtaaatagtagtgttttcacatgAATAAATAGGAATTTTTCCCGCGTTTCAATGGGAACATGTTTCCCACCATGCTTTTTCCCAATGAGATTGTTCGGTGGGAATTAGgtggaaaatcatgttttatagcacaaatttcccaATGAATGTCGGAGGAAAAAACCTATATCTCTAGTAGTGGTCAAAATAGAAAAActttaattaattctatcttggttttgtaaatgaacaagtatttTAGAAAGGATATATTTAGTAACGTGGCCAACTAAAAGGGggcggagggagtacttcattatGGCTTAATAGAATGTTTGTCTAACTACCTTTATCTCTCTCTTAAATATCTCACTTAATTATTATAGTGCTAATACTTTACtactctctccgttcacttttatttgtccactttgaatttttcacattatttaagaataataaattaagtacataatttaccaatgtatttatattaattgatgcatatttttattgaattTCAAAAATGTTTTGATGTGAGTAATTAATATTTTGGGTAAAATAGGAAAACATAAATTATCTTATCTTGATAcactaaaagtgacaagtaaaaatgaaaatctatttttgaaatactggacaagtaaaagtgaacggaggcaGTAGTTAAAGCAGTAAGGATGAATTTGATACAGCGAAGATAATAGATGCATTTTTTTCTCTAAAATACCAAATATTTTCGAACAAATTCGATTTACCAAAACTAATACTATTTGAGACAAAAAGAAATATACTAACAAAAATAAATAGTACTTACAGCAACAGAACCAGTGTCATCAAGAATACCAGAACCACCAGAAGCAAAGTTAACACCATGAATAATTTTGCTTCCTTTAGTTGAAGGATCATTGAAAGTTGGAATATAGAATGGAAGCTTTAGATGGTCACCAAGAAGGTCAATTACATTCTTGCCATTGGTGAATCTCCCAGAAGGTCCTAATAAAGGGAAATCTACTCCATAAGGCAAGTAATTTGCCTTAGCCAATGAGTTTACAAGAAAATTGTTGTTGCCACTGTCAACTACAGAACTTCCAAACACAAACATCCCTTGGACTTTGTTGCATTTTTCATCATTTGCCGCAAATTTGCAGTCACCATTACATGGAGAAAGAAAAACAAAGCTTAAGTTCATAAGAAGAAAAAATGGAATCTTTGTCTTTAGAGACATTTTGGTTTTCTTTTTCCTCCCTTTTTTTGGCTAAAGAGCAATTGGGGTTGTTGTCAAGATGTCAgggtagatatatatatatatatatatatatatatatatatatatatatatatatatacttatatgtcCTTATAGACAAGTTATTTAATGCTATTAAAGGtcaacaaagaagaaaaaaagaattgaTGAAAACTGAAGGTGAAGAAGAATTAGGATGATACCAAAAGTTAGGGTGATTTCACCAGATTTGTTCAATTTTTGGCGGACCAATATTTGGTATTTGTACGCAGAATAGGCCGAGGTGCGCACAAACTCATCCAAACATCAGAAAATTTTAACTATTCCGACTTTGGATGGCTAGGCACGAAATAAATACTACTCCATATACACTAAAATGTTATTGCAAACGTTTAGAAGTGGAGGATGACTCTCATGTTACAGATTACTATTTATTAAAGTAAAATCGGAAAGCATTAAATTGTTTTAAGATAGATATCTACGTACAGCTTTATAAATGTATATATAATTTTCAGTTGATTATACTACGATAGCGTGTTAATTAGTCTTGCTTTGCCAAAAAGTCACTCCATTTCTTTCAATAGAAAAAAAAACATTCAAGTCCATATCTATTATCTTCCGCACGAAATAAATACTTACTACAATATACTTAACAATAGCAAATGTTTAAATTGTAGGATGACCCCCACGTTACGACTTATATTAAATAAAACAGGAAATCACTGAATTATCTTAAGATAGATATTTAAATTTcttaaaatgtatatatataatttccatCCGTTTGTGTTATGTTAAGAAGCTAATCAATCTTGCATGCTTTGCGAAAAATCAACTCCCTTTTTCTCTTTAAGTCCACATCTtaggttattttaaaaaaattatatcatcccaatttttttgttattttattttgtataatcaaaattagacttttcgagACCGTCCCATCATCTCGGCTTTTCTTCGGTATCGGTACGGTTCAGTTAATTTTCGGTTATTCTAGTTTTAAAGTGTCACCTAAAAATACACCACCATTAAAATGTAACAACACAGACCTCCACAAACCTATTTGTAGTACACCATCAAATAAAGCTTCTATTTGTTCCTTATGAAATATTTAATGTAAAAGCTATTAAAAAAAACACAAAGTAATTAAACTGAAATGTGTTATATCAAGTAGCAAGACAATAACGATGGCATCGCGACTTGAATCCTCACTGATTGACCAGGGAGGAGAATAACTTGCCAAAGACAACAATGTTGAATTAAGCCAAAACAAACTTTAGCTTGTAGGCCACAGAAACCACAGCTTGAATTTGATACATATACATCAAGCAACATAGTAGAGGAGACTAAGATGGAGGTAAACTTCTGTTAGTGCTAACTATAACCAAAAAATGCCTACTTAAATCATCTAAATCTATGAccgtatgactatgtatatgaggtaTCCTTTTGAAACTAAGTCCAATCAACTAAAGGCCCAAAATTTAGTGGCCAAAAATCTATTTTATATTTGAAACAGaacttataaaatatattttatatattcaatttaacatatttgtaatatataaaatatatttctacATGTAAGGCTATTTGGTTCGGTTCGGGAATTTTTCGATTTTTTGTATAAATTAAAAGGACCACCCTAATTATTCCGGACGGTTATAAGCTTAAATAAAAATCCACGGTTTTATTGAAAAAACACTATAAATCGATTCGGTATGGTTAGGTTCGGTcagtttttcatatttttttgacACCCCTACTTCCCATAAAATCTAACGGTCATGCACTACTAAAAATAAAGGGTTTTCCCACTGACCTGCGGTGAGAAATTTGTATTATAAAACATGTTTTTCCCACATCATTTCCACCGAATCAGCTCACTGGAAAAATGCATGGTGGAAAACAAGTTCCCATTGAAACGCAGGGAAACTTCCTAATTTTTCCGTGTGAAAACACTATTATTTAGTGTTTTCCCGCCGACATTCAGTGAAATAGCCATTAAACATTTTTCAGTgggaaaaagtgtttttttagtagtgatgaGAAGTGTTCACTTGAGATAAATTTAAAACCAAAAATACTTAGCAATATATTTAAGGGACCATTTTGAACCAACCCTAAACATAAAAAGACCAATTTCATCATAAATCGTATGTCCTGTTAGAAATTAGTCGATTTaccactttaattttttttttcgttatcACGTTCTAATTCGAAAGACTGGTGTAAAAGAACAAGGAAATCGGCTTGGTAATGCTATGAGTTCAAATGCAGTGGTTTCATGGCAATAGCTAGTTAGTTTTGTCGTCCTcaataattttgttttaaaaatagtATTTGACTTATTCTCGAATGGTGGATATACAGTTGAGAAGTTGTTTGTTAGATGGAATTTATTCCTATTTTCCAGATTATCATGGTCTGCATATTAAAATAATAGGGCTTCATGAATGAGTGGCTGCTTAAACGGTTTTTCAATATCTCTTCAATCAAATGATCAAAATCTAAACAAGAAAATCTCTTGGATGAAATAAACAACtaaaggctatatgtatagggaatATCACTATATCAGTGACAGAATGGGCAAATATTAAATGTGTGGTACAAAATTGACCAATACATTTTTCAACTTTTGCAACTCtctctagaaaaaaaaattatatatatatatatatatatatatatatatatatatatatatatatatataatggctCAATAGCATTTATTGTAACAAAATTAAGACATTGAAAATAAGACGGGTCTATAAAAAGGTAGGAGTATTGAAAATGTCCATGGCCATCTcctcaaaatcaaaatataagaAAAGATATTAAAAAGACTACAAGGGAAAACGTCAAATCCTAACAATTAATACAATTTTGAGACAATTTAAATAGAAAAAAAGACTTAAGATTTAACACTTATAAAGCATTTGttgtataaaaatataaaaataataaacTCTTGTTTGTGCTCTTTTGATTTATAACACAAGATGAAGTAGAGATAAAATATATTCCtattaaagatagaatcattttcTTATAAAATTCTAAACTCATGAAAATAAAGTAAATAGCTCCTCCCTTTGTTTCATAGAGATGTCAATATGGGCTGGCCCAGCCCAACCCAACCCAGCCCTAAAGGGTCAAAGAATTAAATGGGTTAGGACGGGTTGGCCTTTTTAATTGAAGGACCTGCAAAATGGCAGCTCAACCCAGCCCTAAGCGGGCCGCGGGTTAGGACGGGCTAGTCCTTTAAGTTTTTTTTGTCTtccaaaataatattttctaAATGATTTTTGGTAtaatttgaacatgaaacttttgcaatatgaaatagaatcttctaccacACTATTCTTGCGCAAATTCACATCAgagaagaaaaaaatttaagagaataaatataaattattatttttttatcactaATTTagatcacgttcaaaagaaattaaacataatataaattctaagactaaaaagtattactttagtttctaatttactacttagtagtaagtacattctttttttatcattactttttatctttttgtttaatttacttatactttaaaaaaaattaattaatttattattcttttctggccTCAAGGGCTGGTGGGCCAACAGAGgctgggcttttgagcctcacttctatatgtgccaaagaaatcctagcccaaccctacttaaatgaagggttgggttgggccggcctcgcgggccaagcccatattgacaACTCTACTATTTCATAATAATAAGTGATGTTTTTAGCACGGAGATACCCCTTAAGAACACTACACACTCCTAGAAAGTAAAAAGTACTTTTACTTACCCTTAGTCAAATGTCTTAAAAAATGAAGTAGATCTTTAATGGTTTTTTGGATTATGCAAAACTCCAGTTACTTAAATAAGggtaaaaaaggaagaaaaaaattaaTGTGTTCTTGATGTTGTGAAACactacttattttgaaacaaaataaaaaaattacttattactctctccggataaaaaagagtgtcgacttagttttttttttttatcaaaaagagtgtccacttatcaaatcaacaaagaattaaccttattttttcagatttgcccctattaaatATTATGTGATGAAATctcaatgtctatttaattaggggcagcttagtcaaattacttatttttatcTAGAAGTAAGTATTTTCTTAAAGAGTGTGCAAATAGTCAAGTAGACACTCTTTTTATCCGGAAGGAGCataaaacagagggagtacttgAAAAGACAAAACGTGAAACTCAAGATAAAAATGCATGAAATTTTGGGTTCGGTACAAAACTTTAATGCAACATCAAATCTGGATCCCATCACTATGATGGTCTTTGACACGGGTACGTTCGGTTTTTATTTGCGAATTTCTGGATTAATGAGCACAGCTTCATATGTAGCTATTTATTTTTACAAGTTGCTTCCGATAACGACTAGTAATACTACTGATACTCTGATATTTGGGTCCCTTGAGACCGGTAAGGACATTAACGTCAACATATAAAATTTACCAAAACAAGGCTGCATATTCATTGCAAATATAATTAAGACAGGAAATGACGCGTCGTGTTGTCCTCCAAACGTGTCCGATCTTGAATTTTTGTCCTCGCTTaacaaaaattttaaaaactaaTCTTAACTTGAAAAGACTTGCTTTGCCGATTTGGTATAAGTTCTTTTTTGCCTATAAGATAGAATTTGTGATCAATTGAATAAGTTTCCTATCTTGAAATAATTTTTTGTTAAACGACACCAGAAAATCAAGACCGCCCCTTACGGAGGCCAGTCAGCCATTTGTGAACTTAACCGGAGTAGAGGCATTCTTTTTTAAAGAGAAGACACAAATACTACAAAACAATAAAAAGGACAATTTAGTTAGTTTGTGCTCTTTAGTTGCCAACTTCTATAGTTGTCTGAAAGACTGCTACTTGGAGCTTACATAGTGGCTAATAATATTGTTTGAATTAAGTTAAATCTTATTTACTACGAAACTATACAAACATATTACGTTACATATTTGATGCTTGTATCTTCGTTAGAGACAAATTCGAAATTTAAAGCATAATATGTTTCTACATTTTTGAATGTCATTTATTCACGGAGTACTTGGAGACGGACGACTCTAAATAATGGGAGACTCGTGGAATTGAAAATATGACGGTTCTTTTCACTTTGTAAATGTATTTGTACACTAAAACAACTTGGAAACACATTCTTCAGACCAAAGGGAGAAGTTCTTTTGATCTGAAGGATCTGATCTgctactttttttgtttttgtttaatagTTGGGTATCCAAGATTCATTGGCCTAAATTATTCGAATTCTCTGCTGGATAGGCCAGCTAAGGGGACCAGGAAAGTGAAATGAAAGTTCTTCATTTTCAGAGTTTAAACCAAAAGACCTTTAGTTAAGGGTAGAATGACTCTAACCCGAGTCTCGGTAAATAATTGAAGGTAGAGAAGGGGTCCCAAAGGTAAAAATGAGTCATGAGCATATTAAGTTAGGCCATAAGTTCAGATTATGTGGTAAAATTTGAAATTGCCAGTTTAAAGTGCCACAAGGAAGTACGCTTCTCCTTTATCATCGAGTTCATTCCTCATTGGATTATTTCATGGATGAAAACTAGAACTACAAAAACAGGTATATTCTCTCTGGCCATGCTTTTATTTAATCTTCTATTGTAGCTTCATATATTCCATTTTTCTGTTGAATCTCTCGTGATCGATCTTCGATCTATGCTGATTCCACCATGCCAAATATAACACTCTCATACACCAAATAAAGAACTCAAACCAAAAACTCAACAATCGATTAATAGGAATATCGTCTTACATCCAAAAAGTATATATAAACCATAAGCAGCTTCAACAGCTATCTTTGTACCCCCTTGATCACTAATAATACTCAAGCGACTAAAGGGCTTTTTACAATGAGTCATAGACTTCCAAAAACTTCGATATATACTGCAAGCTAGAAATGAACATAAAGAATTAACCATCCTCATAAATTTGCTAAAAATAATCGCAGAAATAAGAGgggcatatattttatttttttttataccaacAGGGGGCATATAACTAGGTGCTCGGGCGACAAACTATGTACAGAAATTAATGACTCAACCGGTGACCAGAACCACTTGATAAGGAACAGAACTCAGGTGGCAAAACCATTTTGTGTCCCTTGAGCAGTAGAGTTAGCATCAGACATCTTCATGTTCCCCTTCACCAGTGCACTTAGGTTGATCAGAATCACCATCAGACTCCGACTGTGGTGAAGCAATACTGCTTAATGTGCGGTGAAGTTCACAAGGATTTGAGGATTTTTGGGAGCACCAATTATCTGGAACACTTAAGAAATGTGTGTCAATGAACTTCCTAAATCTCTTATAATACTCTTTCGGAGAGACGATAGTAGGAAGCTGATTCTTCGGAACCACGAGTGAAGATTTGACCCAATTCTCAAGCTGCTTGTCCCATGTATATTGCCTGAGATAGTCGATGATGCCACAAACAAGTTCACGTCGTTGGCTATCCACTCCCACAAGTAGAGAATAGTCCATCACATTGATTGACTGCAAAAATCACCAAATAGTACCAGTTTCAGAGACTAACCCATTAACTTCAGAGGTTGCATGCTATTAAGTTTAGGTGGATATGAGCTACTGGTTATTAGGATAGCAGTTTGACCTCCAACTTACCTTGAGGAAAGTACAGTCATTCCATACAGCCCGTTGCAAAGCCCTCTTTGATCTTGTACCAACATATAAAGGAGAAACATTCATGTCATTCACAAAGTTTTGGTCCAAAAGAACGTCTCCCGCGCCATTGCCAGCTTCACTGAATCGAGCATGCAAAGCGCCTTTCAGATCATACTGCCGAGTAGTATTTCTACCAAATGAAAGGTTCTCCATCACCATGAGATCGTGCCTTGTCTCTTTGCCACCTCTTGGCCTTACATTGACCTGCAAAACATAAATAGTAGAAAGCTCAAAAAAATTGTGAGTGTGTGCTGGCAGGAAGAAAGCATACATCGTGCTACCAGCCAGAAAAGTGAAGTGACTATAGTTAATTAATCAACCTGATAAATGCCAAGAATTTTTGCAAGGCAGGTTTGATTCCTCTTCGCATGGCACTGGTCCATGTATTCAAAATACTTAGGAGCAAACTTCAGGAACGAGTCAAATTCTGCTCTCTTAATTTCCTTGATGATAAACCGATCATCAACTGTTTTGGCAAACAAAGAATTACTTTTGCCACCTTTTGCATCCCAGCTCCTACACCTACTCAAGGAAGCAATAAAATCAACTTCTGAAGAGCACCATCGATCTCGCAAATGACGAAATTCGCTGGCGTAGAGACAGAGGACTGAGTATTTATACTTTCCAGACAATTTACCCAAACCCATGGAGACTTCCGGGTGAATCGCCGTGAAAGAGACCGATGAATCTAGCAAATCTACCCCATCTAAACTTTGTGAGCGTGATacctctgaaatgttcgaagagtgAAATGCTGTTAAATCCAATGAACCAGTTGCAGACAAATGTGGAGAAGCTAGAGAGAACATCCGCATCAAGCCCTGTGAACTCTCGTATGCCTTAGAATCAATTCCTCTCTCTTTTCTGCCATCATCTCCAAGATCTTCACATACGATGGGAAAATCCTTCAACAAGGCCAAAGCACAAGCAATAATGCTAGAAAATTCATCTTCATAATCTGAAACAATGTATTTATCACTTCCAACGGGGATATGCAGCTTCGCACCCTCGTCGGTAATAAGTTTATAAGTAGTAGATTCTACATCGTGGTTTGTGATAGATCCTAATTTCGGCAGGTGACCTCTCTGGAGATACTCCATGTATTGACACCAAATTTCAGGGAATGGAGTCCACCATCCATCATCATTCTCTATGTCAGAAAATATCGAGGAGAGAGATCTACTCCTTTGACAATGGTTGGGATCATGGGTACCTCCAGCATCAGCACCAGCAGGAATTAATTTATCTGTCTCCAATTGAATCGATGAAGGAAGATTGAGCTGTAAGTTACTTTCATTACCAAAAAGGCAGTGATCAGAGAGACTAGATTTCACTGTCGCATCCTGAAGGGATAAGTTGTTTCCATTTACTTTGGCTGCAGTTGTCGTCTCGGCACCATCATTGAAAGCAGATAAAGTTGATGAACCATGTTGTCCACAATCATGTGTATCAACAAAACTTTCTTTAATGGGAAAACCATTTGCTTTTGCAGATGACTCAACATCCGGTTTCAGATCATAGTCAGCATCTGAAACATCACCACGACTTCCTACAGTAGGCTCTGTCCTTCCTACAGTAGATTCTGTCATACTGTTATCATCTCCACAAGAGTCTTCAACTAGCTTGATTTTAAGATCCGGACAATCTTTCAACACTCTGTCGTCTCTTTCCGAATAAATTTTAGTGTCTCCTTTAACACTGCTTTCCTCTTGTTGTTCCCTGTGGTCAATAGTTTTGGGATTGGCAATGGTAGAATCAGATGATAGTAATGAATGAAGACGGCGATCCCACACACAGGACTCAAGCAAAAGCTCCAGCCTTATTCTATTCAACCCTAGAAGTTTATATATGACGACATCCGGATTCCCATCCGTAACGACATTTTGAATATCAACCTGACATTGAATC
Encoded here:
- the LOC132643853 gene encoding GDSL esterase/lipase At1g29670-like; translation: MSLKTKIPFFLLMNLSFVFLSPCNGDCKFAANDEKCNKVQGMFVFGSSVVDSGNNNFLVNSLAKANYLPYGVDFPLLGPSGRFTNGKNVIDLLGDHLKLPFYIPTFNDPSTKGSKIIHGVNFASGGSGILDDTGSVAGEVISLNQQIRNFENVTLPELEEQLGCKSKESLKDYLFVVGSGGNDYSLNYFLSLANNNITLQDFTANLTLTLSHQLKRLYNMGARKFVVMALYPNGCSPMARGRNPMTTGCIESLNKAALLFNTNLRSLVDSIRLQMPGSKLVFVNAYKIIMDILENPTPKGFSDTKNPCCEVATIEEGGTGTLCKKGGNVCSKRNAYVYFDGLHPTEAVNVVLANEAFSSNLKAEVYPANVKILSQV